Proteins from one Mycobacterium sp. EPa45 genomic window:
- a CDS encoding DUF1707 domain-containing protein has protein sequence MSELDGMSVAAVRVGDHDRENTADLLSLALAQGYFDLAEYETRIQAAFAAQSADELHRVLADLPVDYLRRTDPRRVAARKKAARASVRIHLAGYLAMVAIVLAVWLAVALTTGETAYFWPVWPILGGAIGLLGHVLPVRSLCR, from the coding sequence ATGTCAGAGTTGGACGGTATGAGCGTCGCCGCTGTCCGAGTCGGAGATCACGACCGGGAAAATACCGCTGACCTGCTGTCCCTGGCTCTGGCGCAGGGTTACTTCGACCTCGCCGAGTACGAGACCCGCATCCAGGCAGCCTTCGCTGCACAGAGCGCCGACGAGCTGCACCGCGTGCTGGCCGACCTACCGGTCGACTATCTGCGACGCACCGACCCCCGCCGCGTCGCCGCCCGGAAGAAAGCCGCCCGCGCGTCGGTGCGGATCCACCTGGCCGGCTACTTGGCGATGGTGGCGATCGTCCTCGCGGTGTGGCTGGCCGTGGCCCTCACCACCGGCGAGACGGCGTACTTCTGGCCCGTGTGGCCGATTCTCGGCGGGGCAATCGGGTTGCTGGGGCATGTACTTCCGGTACGCAGCCTCTGCCGGTAG
- a CDS encoding SRPBCC family protein, translated as MSEQNRIVSANRRIAAPAKVIFELIADPARQPEWDGNDNLAQAAADQRVHAVGDVFTTTLTLGADRENHVVEFDEGRLIAWRPAPPGETPPGHLWRWQLDAIDDRTTDVTHTYDYTDLRDPERLPRAQATTADKLQASVDRLAALAERD; from the coding sequence ATGAGCGAGCAGAACAGAATCGTCAGCGCCAACAGGCGGATCGCCGCACCCGCGAAGGTCATCTTCGAGCTGATCGCCGACCCGGCCCGTCAGCCGGAATGGGACGGCAACGACAACCTCGCGCAGGCGGCCGCAGACCAGCGGGTGCACGCCGTGGGAGACGTGTTCACGACGACGCTCACCCTGGGTGCGGACCGGGAGAACCATGTCGTCGAGTTCGACGAGGGCCGGCTGATCGCGTGGCGGCCCGCCCCGCCGGGGGAGACCCCGCCGGGTCACCTGTGGCGCTGGCAGCTCGACGCGATCGACGACCGCACCACCGACGTCACACACACCTACGACTACACCGACCTGCGCGACCCCGAGCGGTTGCCGCGGGCGCAGGCCACCACGGCCGACAAGTTGCAGGCCTCGGTCGACCGGCTCGCCGCGCTCGCCGAACGGGACTAG